A single genomic interval of Paracoccus contaminans harbors:
- a CDS encoding NADH-quinone oxidoreductase subunit A yields MEYLLSEYLPILVFLGMASALAIILVLAAWIIAVRNPDPEKVSAYECGFNAFDDARMKFDVRFYLVSILFIIFDLEVAFLFPWAVSFPTLTDVAFWSMMVFLGVLTVGFAYEWRKGALEWA; encoded by the coding sequence GTGGAGTATCTGCTGTCCGAATATCTGCCGATCCTGGTCTTTCTCGGCATGGCCTCGGCGCTGGCGATCATCCTGGTGCTTGCGGCATGGATCATCGCGGTGCGCAATCCCGATCCCGAAAAGGTCAGCGCCTATGAATGCGGCTTCAACGCCTTTGACGATGCGCGGATGAAGTTCGACGTGCGCTTCTATCTGGTGTCGATCCTGTTCATCATCTTCGACCTCGAGGTGGCGTTCCTGTTTCCCTGGGCGGTCAGCTTTCCGACCCTGACGGATGTGGCCTTCTGGTCGATGATGGTCTTCCTCGGCGTGCTGACGGTCGGCTTTGCCTATGAATGGCGGAAAGGTGCGCTGGAATGGGCGTGA
- a CDS encoding NuoB/complex I 20 kDa subunit family protein: MGVMDKTGRVGGAGPAHHGGHPTGVQSGLIFPEASGVSTGPNAAGADRDVATQALNRELQDKGFLLTTTEDIINWARNGSLHWMTFGLACCAVEMMHTSMPRYDLERFGTAPRASPRQSDLMIVAGTLTNKMAPALRKVYDQMPEPRYVISMGSCANGGGYYHYSYSVVRGCDRIVPVDIYVPGCPPTAEALLYGILQLQRRIRRTGTLVR; encoded by the coding sequence ATGGGCGTGATGGACAAGACCGGACGGGTGGGCGGCGCGGGGCCGGCCCATCATGGCGGGCATCCCACCGGCGTGCAGTCGGGGCTGATCTTTCCCGAAGCCTCGGGGGTTTCCACGGGGCCGAATGCGGCCGGCGCCGATCGCGATGTCGCCACCCAGGCGCTCAACCGCGAATTGCAGGACAAGGGTTTCCTGCTGACCACGACCGAGGACATCATCAACTGGGCGCGCAATGGCTCGCTGCACTGGATGACCTTCGGCCTGGCCTGCTGCGCGGTCGAGATGATGCACACCTCGATGCCCCGCTATGATCTGGAACGCTTCGGCACGGCGCCCCGCGCCTCGCCGCGCCAGTCCGACCTGATGATCGTGGCGGGCACGCTGACCAACAAGATGGCCCCGGCGCTGCGCAAGGTCTATGACCAGATGCCCGAGCCGCGCTATGTCATCTCGATGGGCTCCTGCGCCAATGGCGGGGGGTATTACCATTACAGCTATTCGGTGGTGCGCGGCTGCGACCGCATCGTGCCGGTGGATATCTATGTGCCCGGCTGCCCGCCCACGGCAGAGGCGCTGCTGTATGGCATCCTGCAATTGCAGCGGCGCATCCGCCGCACCGGCACGCTGGTGAGGTGA
- a CDS encoding NADH-quinone oxidoreductase subunit C, with protein sequence MAVYPDTAALTELGDLLAAQHANAVLSADVQFGELTLAIHAAAVVPLVRALAADPACRFSTLVDITAVDNPERPARFDMVWQFLSMYTNQRIRLKAAVREGELVPSLTGVMPSANWFEREVFDMFGIMFSGHPDLRRILTDYGFRGYPLRKDFPTTGYVEVRWDDSEKRVVYEPVRLVQEYRQFDFLSPWEGAKYILPGDEKAPATTGVTAEGKK encoded by the coding sequence ATGGCCGTCTATCCCGACACCGCCGCGCTGACCGAGCTGGGCGATCTGCTGGCCGCGCAGCATGCCAATGCCGTCCTGTCCGCTGACGTGCAGTTCGGCGAGCTGACGCTTGCCATTCACGCGGCGGCCGTCGTGCCGCTGGTGAGGGCGCTGGCCGCCGATCCGGCATGCCGCTTTTCCACGCTGGTGGACATCACGGCGGTGGACAATCCCGAACGGCCCGCGCGCTTTGACATGGTCTGGCAGTTCCTGTCGATGTACACCAACCAGCGCATCCGGCTGAAGGCCGCGGTGCGCGAGGGCGAGCTGGTTCCTTCGCTGACCGGGGTCATGCCCTCGGCCAACTGGTTCGAGCGCGAGGTCTTCGACATGTTCGGGATCATGTTCTCGGGCCATCCCGACCTGCGGCGCATCCTGACCGACTATGGCTTTCGCGGATACCCGCTGCGCAAGGATTTTCCAACCACCGGCTATGTCGAGGTCCGCTGGGACGATTCCGAAAAGCGCGTCGTCTATGAACCCGTGCGCCTTGTTCAGGAATACCGGCAGTTCGATTTCCTTTCCCCGTGGGAGGGGGCGAAATACATCCTGCCAGGCGATGAAAAGGCCCCGGCCACGACCGGCGTGACGGCAGAGGGCAAGAAATGA
- a CDS encoding M20 aminoacylase family protein has protein sequence MPVKNRFAELQSEITAWRRDFHENPELLYEVHRTAGRVAELLRGFGVDEVVEGIGKTGVVGVIRGRTDTHGRVIGLRADMDALPISETTGAPHASRTPNVMHACGHDGHTAMLLGAAKYLAETRNFDGTAIVIFQPAEEGGAGGQAMVQDGLVERWGIQEFYGMHNMPGIPVGSFAIREGGIMAAADQFDIVVTGKGGHAAKPHECIDTTLVAAQIIVAAQSIVSRNVDPLKNAVVSICVVQTDSTAHNVIPQVVRMKGTARSLDDAVRDQLEADIRRVAQGIAAAYGARVEVEYSRGYPVTRNHPEQTGHAAEVARAITPQVQTDVAPMMGGEDFSYMLEQKPGAYIFVGNGDTAMLHSPAYDFDDEAIPFGASWYAGMVEARMPAA, from the coding sequence ATGCCCGTCAAGAACCGTTTCGCCGAGCTGCAATCCGAGATCACCGCCTGGCGGCGCGATTTTCACGAAAACCCCGAACTGCTCTACGAGGTCCATCGCACCGCTGGCCGGGTGGCCGAGCTGCTGCGCGGCTTTGGCGTGGACGAGGTGGTCGAAGGGATCGGCAAGACCGGCGTCGTGGGCGTGATCCGCGGCCGCACCGACACGCATGGTCGGGTCATCGGCCTGCGCGCCGACATGGATGCCCTGCCCATCAGCGAGACGACCGGCGCGCCCCATGCGTCCCGCACCCCCAATGTCATGCATGCCTGCGGCCATGACGGCCACACCGCGATGCTGCTGGGGGCGGCGAAATACCTGGCCGAGACGCGCAACTTCGACGGCACCGCCATCGTCATCTTCCAGCCCGCCGAAGAGGGCGGGGCAGGGGGGCAGGCCATGGTGCAGGACGGGCTGGTCGAGCGCTGGGGCATCCAGGAATTCTACGGCATGCACAACATGCCGGGCATCCCGGTCGGCAGCTTTGCCATCCGCGAGGGCGGGATCATGGCCGCCGCCGACCAGTTCGACATCGTGGTGACCGGCAAGGGCGGTCACGCAGCCAAGCCCCATGAATGCATCGACACGACCCTGGTTGCCGCGCAGATCATCGTTGCCGCGCAATCCATCGTGTCGCGCAACGTTGACCCGCTGAAGAACGCGGTCGTGTCAATCTGCGTCGTGCAGACCGATTCGACCGCGCATAACGTCATCCCGCAGGTCGTGCGGATGAAGGGCACGGCCCGCAGCCTGGACGATGCGGTGCGCGACCAGCTGGAGGCCGACATAAGGCGCGTGGCCCAGGGCATCGCTGCCGCCTATGGCGCCAGGGTCGAGGTCGAATACAGCCGCGGCTATCCCGTTACGCGCAACCACCCCGAACAGACCGGCCATGCCGCCGAGGTGGCGCGCGCGATTACGCCGCAGGTTCAGACGGATGTCGCCCCGATGATGGGGGGCGAGGATTTCAGCTACATGCTGGAACAGAAACCGGGCGCCTACATCTTCGTCGGCAATGGCGACACGGCGATGCTGCACAGCCCCGCCTATGACTTCGACGATGAGGCCATCCCCTTTGGCGCAAGCTGGTATGCGGGCATGGTCGAGGCGCGGATGCCCGCCGCCTGA
- a CDS encoding bifunctional metallophosphatase/5'-nucleotidase translates to MKRIFLASAGIMALSVGAAQADYVLHILHTNDVHSRIEPINRYDSTCDAETLEKRECFGGVARLAAAIKARRDAIRAAGGNVIVLDAGDQYQGSLFYTTYKGRDTAEFMNAVGYDAMTLGNHEFDDGPDGAMVLLDGARFPVMSGNLDVSQADRLRGRLKKTVTLDVGGERIGLVSALAMDTPETSSPGPTVIFKDDIDSLRGDVQALTEAGVTKIIGLTHVGYGRDRQIAAQVPGLDAIIGGHSHTLLGGMEGAEGTYPAMVKGADGTEVPVATAYAYGKYLGDLTLTFDDAGKLIRAEGAPILLDQSWPEDEAIAARIRDMAAPIEALRARQVAEIAAPLGADRKDCRMRECGMGNAVADAMLDRVVAQGVTIAIQNGGGLRASIDAGPVTMGEVVSVLPFQNTLATFEASGATILAALENGASRMEEGAGRFAQVAGLKYTVDPEAPKGSRISDVQVREGAGWAPLDPGRIYGVVTNDYLRRGGDGYDVFATQARAAYDFGPDLADVLADYLAKQGPGYKAEPEGRITVR, encoded by the coding sequence ATGAAACGGATCTTCCTTGCCTCGGCGGGCATCATGGCCCTGAGCGTCGGCGCGGCGCAGGCGGATTATGTGCTGCACATTCTGCACACCAACGATGTCCACAGCCGGATCGAGCCGATCAACAGATATGATTCGACCTGCGATGCCGAGACGCTGGAAAAAAGGGAATGCTTCGGCGGCGTCGCCCGCCTCGCCGCGGCAATCAAGGCGCGGCGGGACGCGATCCGCGCGGCGGGCGGCAATGTCATCGTGCTGGACGCGGGCGACCAGTATCAGGGTTCGCTGTTCTATACGACCTACAAGGGGCGGGACACGGCCGAGTTCATGAACGCGGTCGGCTATGACGCCATGACCCTGGGCAACCACGAATTCGACGATGGCCCCGACGGCGCCATGGTGCTGCTGGACGGCGCGCGCTTTCCGGTGATGTCGGGCAATCTGGACGTTTCGCAGGCTGACCGGCTGCGCGGCAGGCTGAAAAAGACCGTGACCCTGGACGTGGGCGGGGAAAGGATCGGCCTGGTGTCGGCGCTGGCGATGGACACGCCGGAAACCTCGTCCCCCGGCCCGACGGTGATCTTCAAAGACGACATCGACAGCCTGAGGGGCGATGTTCAGGCGCTGACCGAGGCGGGCGTGACCAAGATCATCGGCCTGACCCATGTCGGCTATGGCCGCGACCGGCAGATCGCCGCGCAGGTGCCGGGCCTCGATGCCATCATCGGGGGCCATTCCCATACCCTTCTGGGCGGGATGGAGGGGGCCGAGGGCACCTATCCCGCCATGGTCAAGGGCGCCGACGGAACCGAGGTGCCGGTCGCCACCGCCTATGCCTATGGCAAGTATCTGGGCGATCTGACGCTGACCTTCGACGATGCGGGCAAGCTGATCCGGGCCGAAGGCGCGCCGATCCTGCTTGACCAGTCATGGCCCGAGGACGAGGCCATCGCCGCCCGCATCAGGGACATGGCCGCCCCGATCGAGGCGCTTCGCGCCAGGCAGGTGGCCGAGATCGCAGCCCCGCTGGGCGCCGACCGCAAGGATTGCCGCATGCGGGAATGCGGGATGGGCAATGCGGTCGCCGACGCCATGCTCGACCGCGTGGTTGCGCAGGGCGTGACCATCGCGATCCAGAACGGCGGCGGCCTGCGCGCCTCGATCGATGCCGGGCCGGTGACGATGGGCGAGGTCGTCTCGGTCCTGCCGTTCCAGAACACCCTGGCCACCTTCGAGGCGTCTGGCGCCACGATCCTTGCGGCGCTGGAAAACGGCGCCAGCCGGATGGAGGAGGGAGCCGGCCGCTTTGCCCAGGTCGCGGGGCTGAAATACACGGTCGATCCAGAGGCCCCGAAAGGCAGCCGGATCAGCGATGTGCAGGTCCGCGAGGGCGCAGGGTGGGCGCCGCTCGACCCCGGCAGGATCTATGGAGTCGTGACCAATGACTATCTGCGCCGTGGCGGCGACGGCTATGACGTTTTCGCAACCCAGGCGCGCGCGGCCTATGATTTCGGGCCCGACCTGGCCGATGTCCTGGCCGATTACCTCGCCAAGCAGGGGCCGGGCTACAAAGCCGAGCCGGAGGGGCGCATCACCGTCAGATAG
- the uvrA gene encoding excinuclease ABC subunit UvrA, whose translation MEQKFIEVRGAREHNLKGVDMYIPRDSLVVITGLSGSGKSSLAFDTIYAEGQRRYVESLSAYARQFLDMMGKPDVDHITGLSPAISIEQKTTSKNPRSTVGTVTEIYDYLRLLFARAGTPYSPATGLPIEAQQVQDMVDRVLALPEGTRAYLLAPIVRDRKGAYEKELLDLRKRGFQRVKIDGAFHELDQPPALDKKFRHDIDVVVDRIVVRPDMATRLADSFRTALDLAEGIAVLETAPAEGEGERITFSENFACPVSGFTIPEIEPRLFSFNAPLGACPACDGLGVELFFDERLVVPDSGLSLAQGAIAPWAKSKSAYLTQTVNALAKHYGFDRKAPWRELPEDARRILLHGSGGEEIPFRFDEGGRVYEVSRSFEGVIPNIERRYRETESNWSREELERYQNSRPCHVCKGWRLKPEALAVKIAGSHIGQVTDLSIRQALAWAEAAPDHLSAQKNEIARAILKEIRERLGFLVNVGLDYLTLSRAAGTLSGGESQRIRLASQIGSGLTGVLYVLDEPSIGLHQRDNDRLLDALKGLRDQGNSVIVVEHDEDAIRHADYVFDMGPGAGVHGGTVVAKGTPAEIEANPDSLTGQYLSGAREIPVPAERREGNGKRLEVEGATGNNLKDVTAAFPLGTFTCVTGVSGGGKSTLTIETLFKTASMRLNGARQTPAPARAVKGLELLDKVIDIDQRPIGRTPRSNPATYTGAYTHIRDWFARLPESKARGYGPGRFSFNVKGGRCEACQGDGVIKIEMHFLPDVYVTCETCKGKRYNRETLEVEFKGKSIADVLDMTIEDAQDFFRAVPSIRSKMDALVEVGLGYVKVGQQATTLSGGEAQRVKLAKELARASTGKTLYILDEPTTGLHFDDTRKLLEVLHRLVDQGNTVVVIEHNLDVIKTADWIIDIGPEGGDGGGRVVAEGTPEAVAQVEGSHTGRYLAPMLAAAARRRPPAAEAGAPAAAPRSRKARKSAA comes from the coding sequence ATGGAACAGAAGTTCATCGAAGTCCGCGGCGCGCGCGAGCACAACCTCAAGGGTGTGGACATGTACATCCCGCGCGACAGCCTGGTGGTGATCACCGGCCTGTCGGGGTCGGGGAAATCCTCGCTTGCCTTTGACACCATCTATGCCGAAGGGCAGCGGCGCTATGTCGAAAGCCTGTCGGCCTATGCCCGGCAGTTCCTCGACATGATGGGCAAGCCGGATGTGGACCATATCACCGGCCTCTCCCCCGCGATCAGCATCGAGCAGAAGACGACCTCGAAGAACCCCCGGTCCACGGTCGGGACGGTGACCGAGATCTATGATTATCTGCGGCTGCTGTTCGCGCGCGCCGGCACGCCCTATTCGCCCGCGACCGGCCTGCCGATCGAGGCGCAGCAGGTGCAGGACATGGTTGACCGGGTGCTGGCCCTGCCCGAAGGCACGCGCGCCTATCTGCTGGCGCCCATCGTCCGCGATCGCAAGGGCGCCTATGAAAAGGAGCTGCTCGACCTGCGCAAGCGCGGCTTTCAGCGTGTCAAGATCGACGGGGCCTTCCACGAGCTGGACCAGCCCCCGGCCCTGGACAAGAAGTTCCGCCATGACATCGACGTTGTGGTCGACCGCATCGTGGTGCGCCCCGACATGGCAACGCGGCTGGCGGACAGTTTCCGCACCGCGCTGGACCTGGCCGAAGGCATTGCCGTTCTTGAGACCGCCCCCGCCGAGGGCGAGGGCGAGCGCATCACCTTCAGCGAGAACTTCGCCTGCCCGGTCAGCGGCTTCACCATCCCCGAGATCGAGCCGCGGCTGTTTTCCTTCAACGCGCCGCTGGGCGCCTGCCCGGCCTGTGACGGGCTTGGGGTCGAGCTGTTCTTCGACGAACGTCTGGTCGTGCCCGACAGCGGGCTGTCGCTTGCGCAAGGGGCGATTGCGCCCTGGGCCAAGTCCAAGTCGGCCTATCTGACGCAGACCGTGAACGCCCTGGCCAAGCATTACGGCTTTGACCGCAAGGCCCCTTGGCGCGAGCTGCCCGAGGATGCGCGCCGGATCCTGCTGCACGGCTCGGGCGGCGAGGAAATCCCCTTCCGCTTTGACGAGGGCGGCCGTGTCTATGAGGTCAGCCGCAGCTTTGAAGGCGTGATCCCGAATATCGAGCGCCGCTATCGCGAGACGGAGTCGAACTGGTCGCGCGAGGAGCTGGAGCGTTACCAGAACAGCCGCCCCTGCCATGTCTGCAAGGGCTGGCGGCTCAAGCCCGAGGCGCTGGCCGTCAAGATCGCGGGCAGCCATATCGGCCAGGTCACCGACCTGTCGATCCGTCAGGCGCTGGCCTGGGCCGAGGCCGCGCCAGACCATCTGAGCGCGCAGAAGAACGAGATCGCGCGCGCCATCCTCAAGGAGATCCGCGAAAGGCTTGGGTTCCTTGTGAATGTCGGGCTGGATTACCTGACGCTGTCCCGCGCGGCGGGCACGCTGTCGGGCGGCGAAAGCCAGCGCATCCGCCTTGCCAGCCAGATCGGCAGCGGGCTGACAGGCGTGCTCTATGTGCTGGACGAGCCCAGCATCGGCCTGCACCAGCGCGACAATGACCGGCTGCTGGACGCGCTGAAGGGGCTGCGCGACCAGGGCAACTCGGTCATCGTGGTGGAACATGACGAGGATGCGATCCGCCATGCCGATTATGTCTTCGACATGGGGCCGGGGGCAGGGGTGCACGGCGGCACCGTTGTCGCCAAGGGCACCCCGGCGGAAATCGAGGCAAACCCTGACAGCCTGACCGGGCAGTATCTGTCCGGGGCAAGGGAAATTCCCGTGCCTGCCGAACGGCGCGAGGGTAATGGCAAGCGGCTCGAGGTCGAGGGGGCGACCGGGAACAACCTCAAGGACGTGACGGCGGCATTCCCGCTGGGCACCTTTACCTGCGTGACCGGCGTGTCAGGCGGCGGCAAGTCCACGCTGACGATCGAGACACTGTTCAAGACCGCGTCCATGCGGCTGAACGGCGCCCGCCAGACGCCTGCGCCCGCCCGCGCCGTCAAGGGGCTTGAGCTGCTGGACAAGGTCATCGACATCGATCAGCGCCCCATCGGCCGCACCCCGCGGTCGAACCCGGCCACCTATACCGGCGCCTATACCCATATCCGCGACTGGTTCGCCCGCCTGCCCGAATCCAAGGCCCGCGGCTATGGGCCGGGCCGCTTCAGCTTCAACGTCAAGGGCGGGCGCTGCGAGGCCTGCCAGGGCGACGGCGTCATCAAGATCGAGATGCACTTCCTGCCCGATGTCTATGTCACCTGCGAGACCTGCAAGGGCAAACGGTATAACCGCGAGACGCTCGAGGTCGAGTTCAAGGGCAAGTCCATCGCCGACGTGCTGGACATGACGATCGAGGATGCGCAGGATTTCTTCCGCGCCGTCCCCTCGATCCGGTCCAAGATGGACGCGCTGGTCGAGGTGGGCCTTGGCTATGTCAAGGTCGGCCAGCAGGCCACAACCCTGTCGGGGGGCGAGGCGCAGCGAGTCAAGCTGGCCAAGGAACTGGCCCGCGCATCGACTGGCAAGACGCTGTATATTCTGGACGAGCCTACCACGGGGCTGCATTTCGACGATACGCGCAAGCTGCTTGAGGTGCTGCACCGGCTGGTCGATCAGGGCAACACGGTGGTGGTGATCGAGCACAACCTCGATGTCATCAAGACCGCCGACTGGATCATCGACATCGGTCCCGAAGGCGGCGACGGCGGCGGGCGCGTCGTCGCCGAAGGCACACCCGAGGCCGTGGCGCAGGTCGAGGGCAGTCACACGGGGCGCTATCTGGCGCCCATGCTTGCTGCCGCCGCCCGGCGCCGGCCCCCTGCCGCAGAGGCAGGCGCCCCGGCCGCCGCCCCAAGATCGCGCAAGGCGCGCAAATCCGCTGCATGA
- the moaA gene encoding GTP 3',8-cyclase MoaA → MPDVAPLIDPFARPITYLRVSVTDRCDFRCTYCMAEHMQFLPKAELLTLEELERLCGAFVDLGVRKLRVTGGEPLVRRNIMSFFRAMSARLGRGLDELTLTTNGSQLARLAPELADCGVRRVNVSLDTLDPDKFAAVTRWGRLPQVLDGIAAARAAGLRIKINAVALKGFNDNELFRLVDWCAAEGHDLTFIEVMPMGDMGEEARLDQYWPLRDLRARLEERLTLVPLAERTGGPARYVRVEETGARIGFITPLTHNFCESCNRVRVTCTGELFMCLGQEDRADLRAPLRASADDAPLRETIVAAIARKPKGHDFDYSRGVAGQMSRHMSHTGG, encoded by the coding sequence ATGCCAGATGTCGCCCCGCTGATCGATCCCTTCGCGCGCCCGATCACCTATCTGCGGGTCTCGGTCACCGACCGCTGCGATTTCCGCTGCACCTACTGCATGGCCGAGCACATGCAGTTCCTGCCCAAGGCCGAGCTGCTCACGCTGGAGGAGCTGGAGCGGCTGTGCGGCGCCTTCGTGGACCTTGGCGTGCGCAAGCTGCGCGTGACGGGGGGCGAGCCGCTGGTGCGGCGCAACATCATGTCCTTCTTCCGCGCCATGTCTGCGCGGCTGGGGCGCGGTCTGGACGAGCTGACGCTGACCACCAATGGCAGCCAGCTTGCGCGCCTTGCCCCCGAGCTGGCCGATTGCGGCGTGCGGCGGGTGAATGTCTCGCTTGATACGCTGGACCCGGACAAGTTCGCGGCCGTCACCCGCTGGGGCCGTCTGCCGCAGGTGCTGGACGGGATCGCCGCGGCACGGGCGGCAGGGCTGCGCATCAAGATCAATGCCGTGGCCCTGAAGGGCTTCAACGACAATGAGCTGTTCCGCCTTGTGGACTGGTGCGCGGCTGAAGGGCACGATCTGACCTTCATCGAGGTCATGCCCATGGGCGACATGGGCGAGGAGGCGCGCCTTGACCAGTACTGGCCCCTGCGCGACCTGCGCGCGCGGCTGGAAGAGCGGCTGACGCTGGTGCCGCTGGCCGAGCGCACCGGCGGCCCCGCCCGCTATGTCCGGGTCGAGGAAACAGGCGCGAGGATCGGTTTCATCACGCCGCTGACGCATAACTTCTGCGAAAGCTGCAACCGCGTTCGCGTTACCTGCACGGGCGAGCTGTTCATGTGCCTGGGGCAGGAGGACCGCGCCGACCTGCGCGCCCCCCTGCGCGCCAGCGCCGATGACGCGCCCTTGCGCGAGACGATCGTCGCCGCCATCGCCCGCAAGCCCAAGGGCCATGATTTCGACTATTCGCGCGGCGTGGCGGGCCAGATGTCGCGGCACATGAGCCACACCGGGGGCTGA
- a CDS encoding NADH-quinone oxidoreductase subunit D, whose protein sequence is MMDGDIRDNLYDDGSVDALTGEQRIRNFNINFGPQHPAAHGVLRMVLELDGEIVERADPHIGLLHRGTEKLMESRTYLQNLPYLDRLDYVAPMNQEHAWCLAIERMTGTEIPRRASLIRVLYSEISRILNHLLNVTTGAMDVGALTPPLWGFEEREKLMVFYERASGARLHAAYFRPGGVHQDLPPALLDDIDDWAVHFPRVINDLDTLITENRIFKQRTVDIGVAKEQDCLDWGYSGVMVRGSGLAWDLRRSQPYECYDEFDFEVPVGTNGDCYDRYLCRMEEMRQSTRIIRQAVAKLKAEPAGDVLARGKLTPPRRADMKRDMESLIHHFKLYTEGFKVPAGEVYAAVEAPKGEFGVYLVSDGTNKPWRAKLRAPGFLHLQSMDWMAKGHMLADVSAIIATMDIVFGEVDR, encoded by the coding sequence ATGATGGACGGCGACATCCGCGACAACCTCTATGACGACGGCTCGGTCGATGCGCTGACGGGCGAGCAGAGGATCCGCAACTTCAACATCAACTTCGGCCCCCAGCACCCTGCCGCGCATGGCGTGCTGCGCATGGTGCTGGAGCTTGACGGCGAGATCGTCGAGCGCGCCGACCCCCATATCGGCCTGCTGCATCGCGGCACCGAAAAGCTGATGGAATCGCGGACCTATCTGCAGAACCTGCCCTATCTGGACCGGCTGGACTATGTGGCGCCGATGAACCAGGAACATGCCTGGTGCCTGGCGATCGAACGGATGACCGGCACCGAGATTCCGCGCCGGGCCAGCCTGATCCGCGTGCTGTATTCCGAAATCAGCCGGATTCTGAACCACCTGCTGAACGTGACCACGGGCGCGATGGATGTGGGCGCGCTGACCCCGCCTTTGTGGGGGTTCGAGGAACGCGAAAAGCTGATGGTGTTCTATGAACGCGCATCGGGGGCGCGCCTGCACGCGGCCTATTTCCGCCCCGGCGGCGTCCATCAGGATCTGCCCCCCGCGCTGCTGGACGACATCGACGACTGGGCGGTTCATTTCCCGCGCGTCATCAACGATCTGGACACGCTGATCACCGAGAACCGCATCTTCAAGCAGCGGACGGTGGATATCGGGGTCGCCAAGGAACAGGACTGCCTTGACTGGGGCTATTCGGGGGTGATGGTGCGCGGATCGGGCCTGGCCTGGGATCTGCGGCGCAGCCAGCCTTACGAATGCTATGACGAATTCGATTTCGAGGTGCCGGTCGGCACCAATGGCGATTGCTATGACCGCTATCTGTGCCGGATGGAGGAGATGCGCCAGTCCACCCGCATCATCCGCCAGGCCGTCGCCAAGCTGAAGGCGGAGCCTGCGGGCGACGTTCTGGCGCGCGGCAAGCTGACCCCGCCGCGCCGCGCCGACATGAAGCGCGACATGGAAAGCCTGATCCACCACTTCAAGCTTTACACCGAAGGCTTCAAGGTTCCTGCCGGCGAGGTCTATGCCGCTGTCGAGGCCCCCAAGGGCGAATTCGGCGTCTATCTGGTCAGCGACGGCACCAACAAGCCGTGGCGCGCCAAGCTGCGCGCGCCGGGCTTCCTGCATCTTCAGTCGATGGACTGGATGGCCAAGGGCCACATGCTGGCGGACGTGTCCGCCATCATCGCCACGATGGACATCGTGTTCGGCGAGGTGGACCGATGA